CGGTTTCGGGGACGCTCTTCATGACCAGCCGCTTGACGTGGGGCACCTTCCGCCAGTACCCCGTGTAGGCTTCCAGCACCACCTCGACGCCGGGCTTGTGGCTCACGAACCTGTAGGGGCCGGCGCCGATCGGATGTTTCTTGAAGCCGTCGTCCCCGACCTGGGTCAGGTATTTCTTGGGGACGACGATCCCGGAGGCCGTGGCCGTGGTCCCGTAGAACGTCATGAAGTCCGGCCAGGGCTCCTTCAGGTGGAAGCGCACCGTCAGGGGATCGACGATCTCCACCTGGCGGACGCGCTCCTGCAACAGCTTGGCCCCCGACCCCTTGTAGCGCTCGAAGCTGAACTTCACGTCCTCGGCGGTGACGGGGTCGCCGTTATGGAACTTGAGCCCACGGCGCAGCTTGAAGTCGTACACCCGGCCATCCGCGCTCTCCGTCCATGACTCGGCCAGGCTGTTGCCCACCTTCTGCCCCGGGAGCGGGCGGACCGGGGCATCGTGAAGGGCATAGAGCATCCCGAAGGGGGTGATCTGCGGCGGGGCGGTGGACGGGTCGAACCAGGCCGGGGCGATGGTGACATGCCACGCATAGACCACCTCGCCCACCGGGGTCGGCTGGCCGGCCACCCCCTGGGCCACTCCCAGGATCAGCGCGGCTGCCGTGAGCAGCAACGAGACGATGCGACGATGTGATGGCACAGTCCGGGATTCCCGATACGCACCCATTTTCTCCTCCAATCCAACACCCGACGGGTTACTTCGGGTCGTAGACCTCGTTCACGTTGACGCCCTCGTGCGGCCCGCCCCCGCCGGCCACGTTGGAGCCGCTCACCGCGTAGATCTTGCCGCCAATTTCGGCGACCGCCAGACCGTGTCGGGGCGTGGGCATCGGCGGCAAGCGCTCCCAGCTGTTGGTCTTCGGGTCGTAGGCTTCATGCGTGCGATAGGTTCCCACCAGGTCGTTCAGGTAGGCCTCGCCGCCGAGCACGTGCAGTCGTCCGTTGAGCACCCCGACACCGACCCCGCTGCGCGCCGTCGGCACGCCGAGCACGGAGGACCAGGTGTCCTTCGCCACGTCGTAGACTTCGTGGGTGTTGACGTTGGTGGACAGACCGATGATGAAGGTCGAGCCGACGCGTCCGCCCACGACGTAGATCTTGCCGTCGATCAGGGCCGCTCCATGGTGGTTGCGCGCGGTCAGCATCGGCCGAGCTGAGGACCAGGTGTTGGTCGTGGTGTCGTAGACCTCGTTCGTCGCGACGTTTTCGACCGGTACCGTCGGCCGCAGCTCGGGGGTCGAGTAGCTGGGATTCTTCGCGCCGCCGATGGCGTAGATCTTGGTCCCGACCGCGGTGGCCGTCAGCGCTCCGCGCGGGGTGGGCAGAGGGGCGCCTTTCGACCAGGTGTTGGTGGTGAGATCGAAAATCCAGATCGAGTTCGTGGGGACCCAGGCGGGGAGCCCCCCGCCGGCAGGACGCGCGATGAGGAAGCCGCCGATCGAGTAGAGCTTGGTGCCCACCGCGGCGAAGCCCACGTGGTGGATCCCTTCGGGGATCGACGGCAGCTTCGTCCACTGGTCGGAAGCGGGATCGTAGCTCCACAGCATCTGCTTGGGCTCCCAGCCCGGGAAGGCTCCGAGGCCGCCCAGAACGTACAGCTTGCCGCCGGCGGCCGTCCCATAGACCTCCTCTTCTCCCTGCGGGATCGGCTTCAACTTGCTCCAACGGCCCTGCTGTGCCAGCGCCTGTCCTGCAACCAGGAGCGTAGCCAGCACCAAGACGAGACCCATCAGCACCCGACCGCGCATAGCAGTCCTCCTTCTGAGCCTACGAACTACAGAGGCCCTCTCAGCCCTCCCGCCCGGGACGCCTCCCGGACGGCCGGGACTCGAGCGGCGCCCGGCCAGCCCCCCTCGCGCACGGTGGCGCCAAGATACGGAAGCTTGCGGCTACTTCACGGCCAGGCGCGGGTCAAGATTCAGAGCCCGGTCGAGTTTGAGGACCAGAAATTCGTTCGAGTCGCGGACCCCCGGACGCCGGGCTCCCGCGAGGGGGTAGTTGTTGTCGTTCACCACGACGATGCTCGTAGGGTCGAGCGGGGCCACCCCCTCGATGGTCCAGTAGGGAAAGGCAAACTTCGGCCCGAAGCCCGCCAGGTTGTTCGGGTCGCGGATGTTCAGGAGGTCCGCCACCTCCTCCTTTGCCACGTAGCCCTCCGCGTCCTTCCGGCCCAGGTCGATCAAGAAGATTTTCTTGTACTGGGCCTTGGGCCCATGGCCCTCGTCCCCCTCGATGACCAGGAACTCGTTCTCGCTGACCGAGGCCATGTCACGGACCGCATGCCCGGGGGTGGTCATTCGGTACGCCCACGAGCGGCCGGTGAAACGCTCGGTTGCCAGATCGAATTCCAGGATGAGGAGCCGGTCTGCGGGATCGCCGGCGAGCGGACCTTCCAGCATCGCGTAGAGCCGGGTCCCGTCCGGGCTGAGGGTCATGTTCTCAAAGCCCTTGCTGCGGCCTAAGTTCGCCGGGTTAGGTGCTCCGGGCGGCGGCGGGACCAGGAAGGGGTTGTCGGGGGATCGGACGAAGTCCTTCGCCGGGTCCTTGCCGGGGCGCGGATCAGGCACCCGAATGGGTGGCGCCAGGAGTCGTCCCGTCGCGTCGAAGTGGAGGAGA
This genomic interval from Candidatus Rokuibacteriota bacterium contains the following:
- a CDS encoding esterase-like activity of phytase family protein, which produces MPTLPLPWLRPRAGDRPPSRSIRRTLSTLVVVSLLALPGPGAEGAELIGYAVLHADTFAAGPPSGAFGRTGERGMPRFPAQPVQGFSAIRPLGGGAFLVLSDNGFGTRKNSPDYLLRIYTIRPDPRTAQGGTGAIAVDYTFVQLRDPDRKVNFLIVNENTADRLLTGADFDPESLVAGRDGTLWVGEEFGPFLLHFDATGRLLAPPIRVPDPRPGKDPAKDFVRSPDNPFLVPPPPGAPNPANLGRSKGFENMTLSPDGTRLYAMLEGPLAGDPADRLLILEFDLATERFTGRSWAYRMTTPGHAVRDMASVSENEFLVIEGDEGHGPKAQYKKIFLIDLGRKDAEGYVAKEEVADLLNIRDPNNLAGFGPKFAFPYWTIEGVAPLDPTSIVVVNDNNYPLAGARRPGVRDSNEFLVLKLDRALNLDPRLAVK